A genomic region of Gemmata massiliana contains the following coding sequences:
- a CDS encoding TIGR02996 domain-containing protein: protein MSDEAAFLAALKANPVDDTARLVYADWLDENGEPVRAEYLRFVVTTARNEGNLAAATGAERFVGFGVALAEEWRTKVGSRFDLLLTRFWDGDAIQTTRFIRELTGCSFGEARAIIDNLAFRNISQPLLSRISFEAASQVCERVRRWDYFALSIAPSRP from the coding sequence ATGTCCGATGAAGCCGCGTTTCTGGCCGCGCTCAAGGCGAACCCCGTCGACGATACGGCGCGGCTCGTCTACGCCGATTGGCTCGACGAGAACGGTGAGCCAGTGAGGGCGGAGTATCTGCGGTTCGTGGTCACCACCGCCCGGAACGAAGGAAATCTGGCTGCGGCCACAGGTGCAGAACGATTCGTGGGTTTCGGTGTCGCACTCGCAGAAGAATGGAGAACGAAAGTCGGTTCGCGATTCGACCTCCTGCTCACCCGGTTCTGGGATGGTGACGCTATCCAAACCACCCGATTTATTCGCGAACTCACCGGTTGTAGTTTTGGCGAAGCGAGAGCGATTATTGACAACCTCGCTTTCCGAAACATTTCGCAGCCGCTGTTGTCGCGGATTTCGTTTGAGGCAGCCTCGCAAGTATGTGAGCGTGTCCGACGTTGGGATTATTTTGCCTTGAGCATTGCTCCTTCCAGACCCTGA
- a CDS encoding Gfo/Idh/MocA family protein, which produces MSSPDRRTFIASALALGAPAVHALGANECLNIGLIGSGNRGRTISTECVKAGHNIVAVADVAKFRHDFIIGELAKVRGPKPAIYDDYRELLDHKGLDAVIIATPDHHHKEQLLAAMAAGKHAYCEKPLSHSIEQGKEMVTAVRKAKKIVQVGNQRHSGEHWARCKDVIQSGDFGDLVWVKVWDCRNWLKRDPFAPPKTFDEAQQKGVNWEAFLGTAKKVSFDPVRYWAWRWYWDYAGGLLTDIGAHQLDIVQWLGGVEMPKSVTANGGTYHFKHWETPDVVHGVWDYGKFTATFAVEFINGYDGVGATFYGTKQTLQCDADPGGMIRLYDTIDKFSSTMKPKAEWKVENETPLHVRNWLSAVKDNKDPSSPIELGHRVITAAHLANVAYRTGKKVVWDAAKEQIVSG; this is translated from the coding sequence ATGTCCTCTCCCGACCGCCGCACGTTCATCGCGAGTGCCCTCGCACTTGGGGCGCCCGCCGTTCACGCCCTCGGCGCCAATGAGTGCCTCAATATCGGCCTCATCGGTAGTGGGAACCGCGGGCGCACGATCAGCACTGAGTGCGTGAAGGCCGGGCACAACATCGTCGCGGTCGCGGACGTGGCCAAGTTCCGCCACGACTTCATCATCGGGGAACTGGCGAAGGTCCGAGGCCCGAAACCCGCTATTTACGACGACTACCGCGAGTTGCTGGACCACAAGGGACTCGACGCGGTCATCATCGCGACCCCCGACCACCACCACAAAGAGCAGCTCCTCGCGGCGATGGCCGCGGGCAAGCACGCCTACTGCGAAAAGCCGCTCAGCCACAGCATCGAGCAGGGCAAGGAGATGGTCACGGCCGTGCGGAAGGCGAAGAAGATCGTGCAGGTCGGCAACCAGCGGCACAGCGGCGAACACTGGGCGCGCTGTAAGGACGTGATTCAGTCCGGCGATTTCGGCGATCTGGTGTGGGTGAAGGTGTGGGATTGCCGCAACTGGCTCAAGCGCGACCCGTTCGCGCCGCCGAAAACGTTCGACGAAGCCCAACAGAAGGGCGTGAACTGGGAAGCGTTCCTCGGCACCGCGAAGAAGGTATCGTTCGACCCGGTGCGCTACTGGGCGTGGCGCTGGTATTGGGACTATGCGGGCGGGCTGCTCACTGACATCGGCGCGCACCAACTCGACATCGTGCAGTGGCTCGGCGGGGTCGAGATGCCCAAGAGCGTGACCGCCAACGGTGGTACCTACCACTTCAAGCACTGGGAAACGCCGGACGTGGTCCACGGCGTGTGGGACTACGGCAAGTTTACGGCCACGTTCGCGGTCGAATTCATCAACGGCTACGACGGTGTGGGGGCCACGTTCTACGGCACGAAACAGACCCTCCAGTGCGACGCGGACCCGGGCGGGATGATCCGGCTCTACGACACCATCGACAAGTTCTCCTCCACCATGAAGCCGAAGGCCGAGTGGAAAGTGGAGAACGAAACGCCGCTCCACGTCCGCAACTGGCTCAGCGCGGTGAAGGACAACAAAGACCCGAGTTCGCCGATCGAGTTGGGGCACCGCGTCATCACCGCGGCGCACCTCGCGAACGTCGCATACAGAACTGGCAAGAAAGTGGTGTGGGACGCAGCGAAGGAACAGATCGTCAGTGGGTGA
- the ggt gene encoding gamma-glutamyltransferase: protein MIRAAILVALLFFAPLTVHAQPQAETVTSKGGVVVCVSPPAADVGLKVLKSGGNAVDAAVATAFAMAVTWPEAGNIGGGGFMMIAAPGKDPTCIEYRETSPVAAKPDLFADGKVTWLNHKAAGVPGTVRGLALAHKKYGKLEWKALVLPAAELAENGFTVNAALAGGLNRVLADTKTTNAEFKRVYGKPGGEKWRGGDTLVLKDLGRTLRVIAERGADGFYTGELADLLEKEMKAEGGLITKADLEAYKANERKPIHTTFRGFDVYGPPPPSSGGVVIAEMLNILENFDLKKQGRWAPETSHIMIEAMKRAYVDRARHLGDPDFTKIPAELTTKDYAKKLAATIDLKKATPSAELAPEIPLDKQSDSTTHFSVVDKDGLAVSNTYTLENSYGNRVVVRGAGYILNNEMTDFNTRPGFTSTKGDIGTKPNQIAPGKRMLSSMTPVIVFKDGKPVLVAGSPGGRTIINTVLCIVLNVTEFEMSVGDAVSAPRLHHQWFPDAARFEGLKSHPDLVAKLKALGHTVTEARQGDGHSIWIDPKTGVRTGAADKRLDGKAAGE from the coding sequence ATGATTCGCGCTGCCATACTCGTCGCGTTGCTGTTTTTCGCCCCGCTCACGGTCCACGCACAACCTCAAGCAGAAACCGTTACGTCCAAGGGCGGCGTGGTGGTCTGTGTCTCGCCGCCCGCGGCCGATGTGGGGCTGAAAGTGCTGAAATCCGGCGGCAACGCGGTGGACGCGGCCGTCGCGACCGCGTTCGCGATGGCCGTCACGTGGCCCGAGGCCGGGAACATCGGCGGCGGCGGGTTCATGATGATCGCGGCGCCCGGTAAAGACCCGACGTGCATCGAGTACCGCGAAACGTCCCCAGTTGCCGCGAAGCCCGACCTGTTCGCGGACGGCAAAGTGACGTGGTTGAACCACAAGGCCGCGGGTGTGCCCGGAACAGTGCGCGGACTCGCTCTGGCTCACAAGAAGTACGGCAAACTCGAATGGAAGGCACTCGTGCTGCCGGCAGCGGAACTCGCCGAGAACGGTTTCACCGTGAACGCGGCTCTCGCAGGCGGGCTTAACCGCGTGCTTGCGGACACGAAGACGACGAACGCAGAATTCAAGCGCGTGTACGGTAAGCCGGGCGGCGAGAAGTGGCGCGGGGGTGATACGCTCGTTCTGAAAGACCTCGGCCGTACCTTGCGGGTAATCGCGGAGAGGGGCGCGGATGGGTTCTACACCGGTGAACTCGCGGACCTGCTCGAAAAAGAGATGAAGGCCGAAGGCGGGCTGATTACGAAAGCGGACCTGGAAGCCTACAAAGCGAACGAGCGCAAGCCGATCCACACCACGTTCCGCGGGTTCGACGTGTACGGCCCACCCCCTCCGAGTTCCGGCGGGGTAGTCATTGCCGAGATGCTCAACATCCTCGAAAACTTCGATCTCAAGAAGCAGGGGCGCTGGGCACCCGAAACGTCGCACATCATGATCGAAGCGATGAAACGCGCTTACGTGGACCGCGCGCGGCACCTCGGCGACCCGGACTTCACCAAGATCCCCGCCGAACTCACGACCAAGGATTACGCGAAGAAACTCGCTGCGACGATCGACCTCAAGAAAGCCACCCCGAGCGCGGAACTCGCACCGGAAATCCCGCTCGACAAGCAAAGCGACAGCACCACACACTTCTCGGTCGTCGATAAAGACGGGCTGGCGGTGAGCAACACGTACACGCTCGAAAACAGCTACGGCAACCGCGTCGTGGTTCGCGGCGCGGGTTACATCCTCAACAACGAGATGACCGACTTCAACACGCGCCCGGGGTTCACGAGCACAAAGGGTGACATCGGCACCAAGCCGAACCAGATCGCACCGGGCAAGCGTATGCTGTCGTCCATGACGCCGGTGATTGTGTTCAAGGACGGCAAGCCGGTCCTCGTCGCGGGCAGTCCCGGCGGGCGCACGATCATCAACACAGTGCTTTGCATCGTGCTGAACGTCACCGAGTTCGAGATGTCCGTCGGCGATGCGGTGAGCGCCCCGCGCCTGCACCACCAGTGGTTCCCAGACGCAGCACGGTTCGAGGGACTAAAGTCGCACCCGGATCTGGTAGCGAAGCTGAAAGCACTCGGACACACCGTCACCGAAGCGCGACAAGGCGACGGGCACTCGATCTGGATCGACCCCAAGACGGGAGTACGGACCGGAGCGGCCGATAAGCGCTTGGACGGCAAAGCCGCCGGGGAGTAA
- the metF gene encoding methylenetetrahydrofolate reductase [NAD(P)H], with amino-acid sequence MHIQDIFAQHRTTFSFEFFPPKTDEASEELFRTIAALQSLQPSFVSVTYGAGGSTRDRTHDLVVRIERDTNLTAVSHLTCVCHSLPEMTAILDRYATSGIENVLALSGDPPKNLANYDRTKDAFHYAEELVKFLRNRPGANGRGFGIGVAGFPEGHPGCPNRLQEMDNLKRKVDAGADYICTQLFFENRDFYDFRERCDLAGIKVPIIAGIMPITSKSGMVRMAELAAGAHFPAKLIRAVGRCADDDAVARVGISWATEQCADLLHNNVRGIHFYTLNKSDATRQIYQNLGVESSAALRAG; translated from the coding sequence ATGCACATACAGGACATTTTCGCCCAGCACCGGACCACGTTCAGTTTCGAGTTCTTCCCTCCAAAGACCGACGAGGCGAGCGAGGAACTGTTCCGAACGATCGCGGCGCTACAATCGCTCCAGCCATCGTTCGTGTCGGTGACCTACGGGGCCGGCGGGTCGACACGTGACCGCACGCACGACCTCGTGGTGCGCATCGAGCGCGACACCAACCTCACCGCGGTGTCACACCTCACCTGCGTGTGCCACTCGCTGCCGGAAATGACCGCCATCCTCGACCGCTACGCGACCAGTGGCATCGAGAACGTGCTCGCGCTGAGCGGCGACCCACCCAAGAACCTCGCGAACTACGACCGCACGAAAGATGCGTTCCACTACGCGGAAGAACTGGTGAAGTTCCTCCGCAACCGGCCCGGGGCGAACGGGCGCGGGTTCGGGATCGGCGTCGCCGGGTTCCCCGAGGGGCACCCCGGGTGCCCGAACCGGCTCCAGGAAATGGACAACTTGAAGCGCAAGGTGGACGCGGGCGCGGACTACATCTGCACCCAACTGTTCTTCGAGAACCGCGACTTCTACGACTTCCGCGAGCGCTGTGACCTGGCCGGGATCAAGGTTCCGATCATCGCGGGCATCATGCCGATCACGTCGAAATCGGGCATGGTCCGTATGGCGGAACTCGCGGCCGGGGCGCACTTCCCCGCGAAACTCATTCGCGCGGTCGGTCGGTGCGCGGACGACGACGCGGTGGCCCGCGTGGGGATCAGTTGGGCGACCGAACAGTGCGCCGACCTGTTGCACAATAACGTGCGCGGGATTCACTTCTACACGCTCAACAAGTCCGACGCGACGCGCCAGATCTATCAGAACCTCGGGGTCGAAAGCTCGGCTGCGTTGCGCGCCGGGTGA
- a CDS encoding MotA/TolQ/ExbB proton channel family protein translates to MRRFWIHQVLPAVFAAVPVLAAALVFVAVPADARRDYLARVETSPIDWIILGIGFTLFVAQTVLAWRAMRWQSADFDLKADRWLSHLCQAAEWFPLLGLIGTVAAILQTFSSITPGANPTPQDIIRKYAPAITATGGGLYMAFINILPVWVVAIGRDLIRSLAGIAPPPEPPGAPGAKL, encoded by the coding sequence GTGCGCCGCTTCTGGATTCATCAGGTGCTCCCGGCGGTATTCGCCGCGGTCCCGGTGCTGGCCGCGGCGCTCGTCTTCGTCGCGGTGCCCGCCGATGCGCGCCGCGACTACCTCGCGCGCGTCGAAACGTCCCCGATCGACTGGATCATCCTGGGCATCGGCTTCACGCTGTTCGTGGCGCAGACCGTCCTCGCGTGGCGCGCGATGCGCTGGCAGTCCGCGGACTTCGACCTCAAGGCCGACCGCTGGCTCAGCCACCTGTGCCAGGCCGCGGAGTGGTTCCCGCTCCTGGGCCTCATCGGGACGGTCGCGGCGATCCTGCAAACGTTCAGCTCGATCACCCCGGGCGCGAACCCGACCCCGCAGGACATCATCCGCAAGTACGCCCCCGCGATCACCGCGACCGGCGGCGGGCTGTACATGGCGTTCATTAACATTCTGCCGGTGTGGGTGGTCGCCATCGGGCGCGACCTGATCCGCTCGTTGGCGGGCATCGCGCCGCCCCCCGAGCCGCCCGGCGCGCCGGGGGCCAAGCTGTGA
- a CDS encoding acyl-CoA thioesterase: MLTGEIQIRVRYAETDRMGLLHHANYLVYFEQARTELLRGRHASYKELEDQGYFLVVAKAEVKFKNPAHYDDVLTIRTTVTRTSAVRLEHKYEVFRDGALITEGATTLACVGRDGKLREMPQWLSETK, encoded by the coding sequence ATGCTAACCGGCGAGATCCAGATTCGCGTGCGGTACGCCGAGACGGACCGAATGGGCCTGCTCCACCACGCGAACTACCTAGTGTACTTCGAGCAGGCCCGAACGGAGTTGCTCCGCGGGCGCCACGCATCGTATAAGGAATTGGAAGACCAGGGGTACTTCTTGGTCGTTGCGAAGGCCGAGGTGAAGTTCAAAAACCCCGCGCACTACGACGACGTCCTGACGATTCGCACGACCGTGACTCGGACTAGCGCCGTCCGACTGGAACACAAGTACGAAGTGTTCCGCGACGGCGCGCTCATTACCGAGGGCGCGACGACGCTCGCGTGCGTGGGGCGCGACGGGAAGCTGCGCGAGATGCCGCAGTGGTTGTCGGAAACGAAATAG
- a CDS encoding S26 family signal peptidase — MSTASAQTTDDKKKHQPRDPAREVIETVVFVVVLVLLLKLFVTEAFVIPTGSMAETLYGYQKVIACPKCGHSFPINSHDEVEGVAPPNNPNGRKEIVPLTKYICPNCRHYGLISDLNPRPANNSGDRVLVLKPLYHIRDPRRGDVVVFKYPQAPQTQQTAQNYIKRAMGFGGETIAVHRGDLFVTSSLTYPADDPAFARPEDPLDLWKPEYRYRNSTKAVTLFAASRAAGFTGTVPGGFQIVRKGEEQMLADLRIVWDNDKQPTELAGQLKSRWQAAPEGAAQWRADDPRSPRAFGHTGDSFDWIRYQHLSMQWKTAPANKIDDTPATDSEALKTQKPTYVDNFLGYNVGRSTGAHEQSWVGDLCLECEAELTAGAEVAIDLSKGLDRFRATFGNGKVTLTRSGPKAGGMGSKSCKVTAGTYKLRFANVDARLWVWVDGKRIDFGAEADYEPTQLKESEYEQDDQQKQGWIRANDIEAPAKIGAKGQVTAIRHLKLQRDIYYTWSPPGTQSLPNDFNEADIFYVQPGHYFCMGDNSAHSSDSREWGVVPDRLMLGKAVFVFFPVALDWKLGWPPVRFNQEKNRVGFIK, encoded by the coding sequence ATGTCCACCGCTTCCGCCCAGACGACCGACGACAAGAAGAAGCACCAGCCCCGCGACCCGGCCCGTGAGGTCATCGAGACGGTCGTTTTCGTCGTGGTTCTGGTTCTCCTGCTGAAACTGTTCGTCACGGAAGCATTCGTCATCCCCACCGGGTCAATGGCCGAAACGCTCTACGGCTACCAGAAGGTCATCGCTTGCCCGAAGTGCGGTCACTCGTTCCCGATCAACTCGCACGACGAGGTCGAAGGGGTCGCGCCACCGAACAACCCCAACGGCAGGAAAGAGATCGTTCCGCTCACCAAGTACATTTGCCCGAACTGCCGACACTACGGACTGATCAGCGATCTCAACCCCCGCCCGGCGAACAACAGCGGTGACCGCGTACTCGTGCTCAAGCCGCTGTACCACATTCGCGACCCGCGGCGCGGCGACGTGGTCGTGTTCAAGTACCCGCAGGCCCCGCAAACTCAACAAACCGCCCAGAACTATATCAAGCGGGCAATGGGTTTCGGGGGCGAAACGATCGCGGTCCACCGTGGCGACCTGTTCGTGACGTCCTCGCTGACGTACCCGGCCGATGATCCGGCCTTCGCCCGACCGGAAGACCCGCTCGATTTGTGGAAGCCCGAGTACCGTTACCGGAACAGTACGAAGGCTGTTACCCTGTTCGCTGCGTCGCGCGCGGCCGGGTTCACCGGTACCGTTCCCGGTGGGTTCCAAATCGTGCGGAAGGGCGAGGAACAAATGCTCGCCGACCTCCGGATCGTTTGGGACAACGACAAACAACCGACCGAGTTGGCCGGACAGTTGAAATCCCGGTGGCAAGCCGCCCCCGAGGGAGCGGCCCAATGGCGCGCGGACGACCCGCGCTCGCCCCGCGCGTTCGGTCACACAGGAGACTCGTTCGATTGGATTCGGTACCAGCACCTCTCGATGCAGTGGAAAACAGCACCAGCCAACAAAATCGACGACACCCCCGCAACCGATTCGGAAGCTTTGAAAACCCAGAAGCCAACATACGTCGACAACTTCCTCGGCTACAACGTCGGACGTTCGACCGGCGCACACGAGCAATCGTGGGTCGGTGATCTGTGTCTGGAGTGTGAGGCCGAACTCACGGCTGGTGCGGAAGTTGCGATCGACCTCTCGAAGGGTCTGGACCGGTTCCGAGCGACGTTCGGCAACGGCAAAGTGACGCTCACGCGGTCCGGGCCAAAAGCGGGCGGGATGGGGAGCAAGTCGTGCAAGGTGACGGCCGGCACCTACAAACTCCGGTTCGCGAATGTGGACGCGCGGCTATGGGTGTGGGTGGACGGGAAGCGAATCGACTTCGGTGCCGAAGCCGACTACGAGCCGACCCAACTGAAAGAATCGGAATACGAGCAAGACGACCAACAAAAGCAGGGTTGGATCCGGGCCAACGACATCGAGGCTCCGGCCAAAATTGGCGCGAAGGGCCAAGTGACCGCGATCCGTCACCTCAAGCTCCAGCGCGACATCTACTACACGTGGTCCCCGCCCGGCACCCAATCGCTTCCGAACGACTTCAACGAAGCCGACATTTTCTACGTGCAGCCCGGGCACTATTTCTGCATGGGCGACAACAGCGCCCACAGCTCCGACAGCCGCGAGTGGGGCGTGGTTCCTGACCGCTTGATGCTCGGCAAGGCCGTATTCGTGTTCTTCCCGGTGGCCCTGGACTGGAAGCTCGGATGGCCCCCGGTCCGCTTCAACCAGGAGAAGAACCGCGTCGGGTTCATCAAGTAA
- a CDS encoding S26 family signal peptidase: protein MDHTDPPPPVAMDLPPEEPVVPGDATVPLRSPFPAPSSPEATGPALARAGRLPTRNTSPFRALIVVASGFIGLFLVLRTIAVEPFGVPTGSMAPALSGHHRDGPCPRCGYTVRVGRPGSGGASEHFRKVTCPNCDRDMSLADARDLSGDRLLVDKNIYDLRSPRRWEMVVFRCPNPNPTEFGKPYVKRLIGLPGETILIRDGDVYVKRPGDTSAVGEIARKGLAEVRETLTPVFDMNFAPNPGSWSDRWLVSSGDPRLPLTAAPNSTGPPVIENGALVLDASDAPQSTLTAWYRHWHLDDHRENPVRVWSAYDGSPRRPNDLPAAHDFYLTCEVEITATSGTAGEASFECRLVDGADAITADIAVGPKATGRAQLIHEYHGGLGIKSGVALELKRKYRLEFAFVDRRASLALDEREVVPHADLEPAQKRGDVSRPVRFSARGCRAVIRDIRLYRDIHYMSDYGEHGTRHPAVLGPHEYYVLGDNSGNSEDSRKWPAPGVPESAFIGKPFLIHQPLRLGRVSVGGRERVFQTLDWSRLRWLH from the coding sequence ATGGACCACACCGATCCTCCGCCACCTGTCGCAATGGACCTGCCGCCGGAAGAGCCGGTGGTGCCGGGAGATGCGACGGTTCCGCTACGTTCCCCCTTCCCCGCACCCAGTTCCCCCGAAGCGACGGGCCCCGCCTTGGCGCGAGCCGGACGCCTCCCCACACGAAACACAAGCCCGTTCCGCGCTCTGATTGTGGTGGCGTCGGGGTTCATTGGCCTATTTCTCGTGCTCCGAACGATCGCGGTCGAGCCGTTCGGCGTGCCGACGGGCAGTATGGCCCCGGCGCTCAGTGGGCACCACCGCGACGGGCCATGCCCGCGGTGCGGGTACACGGTCCGCGTCGGGCGCCCCGGTTCGGGCGGCGCCAGCGAGCACTTCCGGAAGGTCACGTGCCCGAACTGCGACCGCGACATGTCACTGGCGGACGCGCGCGACCTTAGCGGTGACCGACTCCTCGTGGACAAAAACATCTACGATCTGCGGTCCCCACGGCGCTGGGAAATGGTCGTTTTCCGGTGCCCGAACCCGAACCCCACGGAGTTCGGGAAACCGTATGTGAAGCGGCTCATCGGGTTGCCCGGCGAAACGATCCTCATTCGGGACGGCGACGTTTACGTGAAGCGCCCGGGCGACACCTCCGCCGTCGGCGAGATCGCGCGCAAGGGTCTGGCCGAAGTGCGCGAAACGCTCACGCCGGTCTTCGACATGAACTTTGCGCCGAACCCCGGCAGTTGGAGCGACCGCTGGCTCGTCAGTTCCGGCGACCCGCGGTTGCCGTTGACTGCGGCTCCGAACTCTACTGGGCCGCCCGTAATCGAGAACGGCGCACTGGTGCTGGATGCGTCCGACGCGCCGCAATCGACGCTCACCGCGTGGTACCGGCACTGGCACCTGGACGACCACCGGGAGAACCCGGTCCGCGTGTGGAGCGCCTACGACGGATCTCCTCGGCGCCCGAACGACCTCCCGGCGGCACACGACTTCTACCTGACGTGCGAAGTGGAGATCACCGCGACGTCCGGCACCGCGGGCGAGGCCAGTTTCGAGTGTCGGCTGGTCGACGGTGCGGACGCGATCACGGCCGACATCGCGGTGGGACCAAAAGCCACGGGGCGCGCGCAACTCATCCACGAATACCACGGCGGATTGGGGATCAAGAGCGGCGTCGCCCTCGAACTGAAGCGCAAGTACCGCCTGGAGTTCGCTTTCGTGGACCGTCGGGCGAGTCTCGCCCTCGACGAGCGCGAGGTCGTGCCCCACGCGGACCTGGAACCGGCGCAGAAGCGCGGGGACGTGTCCCGCCCGGTGCGATTCAGCGCCCGCGGCTGCCGCGCGGTGATCCGCGACATCCGCCTGTACCGCGACATCCACTACATGTCGGACTACGGCGAGCACGGCACCCGACACCCTGCGGTGCTCGGGCCGCACGAATACTACGTGCTCGGCGACAACAGCGGGAACTCCGAGGACAGCCGGAAATGGCCGGCGCCGGGCGTGCCGGAAAGCGCGTTCATCGGTAAACCATTCCTCATTCACCAACCGCTCCGGCTCGGCCGGGTGTCGGTCGGCGGGCGCGAGCGCGTGTTTCAAACGCTCGACTGGTCCCGCTTGCGGTGGCTGCACTAG
- the lepA gene encoding translation elongation factor 4, with protein MPTPTAIIRNFCIIAHIDHGKSTLADQFLLKTGTISERDIKAQTLDSMDLERERGITIRMHPVTVYYTLNGTRYELNLIDTPGHVDFNYEVSRSLAACEGAILLVDAFQGVQAQTVANAFLAMDGGLKILPTLNKIDLPHARPDFVIGEMEQALMVNPDDVLRVSGKAGIGIEDMLAAIVERVPPPPGDPTAPVKALIYNSHFDTYKGVVVYIRMIDGIIKPGQRIKLMRTGREYVITEMGQFRPEMQKCDELSAGQVGFFTANIKNIENVNIGDTVTDASNPTAEPLAGYKEPKPMVYSGLFPVNNNEFEDLREALGKLKLNDSSFTFQPEVSDGLGFGFRCGFLGMLHREIIQQRLEQDSNLNLVQTAPNVSFEIKKRDGEVVTVHGPQEVPDAGLIDEFREPIVRISFLIPAGNIGALMGMCTERRGTFVRTEYLSQQRVILVYEMPLAEVIYDLYDKLKSVTHGYGTMDYEILGFKPADLVKMDILVHGQKVDALSVIVHRSSAERRGRLILKKLREEIDRHLFEVALQAAIGARVVARENIAAMRKNVTAKCYGGDITRKRKLWAKQAEGKKRMKQIGQVEVPQEAFLAVLESDE; from the coding sequence ATGCCGACGCCGACCGCGATCATACGCAACTTCTGCATCATCGCACACATCGACCACGGCAAGAGCACGCTGGCCGACCAGTTCCTGCTTAAAACTGGCACGATCTCCGAGCGCGACATCAAGGCCCAGACGCTCGACAGCATGGACCTCGAGCGCGAGCGCGGGATCACGATCCGGATGCACCCGGTCACGGTCTACTACACGCTGAACGGCACGCGCTATGAGCTGAACCTGATCGACACCCCCGGCCACGTCGACTTCAACTACGAAGTGAGCCGCAGCCTCGCCGCGTGCGAGGGCGCGATCCTGCTCGTCGATGCGTTCCAGGGCGTCCAGGCACAAACGGTCGCGAACGCCTTCCTCGCGATGGACGGCGGGCTGAAGATCCTCCCCACGCTGAACAAGATCGACCTGCCGCACGCGCGCCCGGATTTCGTCATTGGCGAAATGGAACAGGCGCTGATGGTGAACCCAGACGACGTGCTCCGCGTCAGCGGGAAGGCCGGGATCGGCATCGAGGACATGCTCGCGGCGATCGTGGAGCGCGTTCCGCCGCCGCCCGGTGATCCGACCGCACCCGTGAAGGCGCTCATTTACAACAGTCACTTCGACACCTACAAGGGCGTCGTCGTCTACATCCGGATGATCGACGGCATCATTAAACCCGGCCAGCGCATCAAACTGATGCGCACGGGCCGCGAGTACGTCATCACCGAAATGGGCCAGTTCCGGCCCGAGATGCAGAAGTGCGACGAGCTCTCGGCGGGTCAGGTCGGGTTCTTCACGGCCAACATCAAGAACATCGAGAACGTGAACATCGGCGACACCGTGACGGACGCCTCGAACCCGACGGCCGAACCGCTCGCGGGGTACAAAGAGCCGAAGCCGATGGTTTATTCCGGGCTGTTCCCGGTCAACAACAACGAGTTTGAAGACTTGCGCGAGGCGCTCGGCAAGCTGAAACTCAACGACAGCTCGTTCACGTTCCAGCCGGAAGTGTCCGACGGGCTGGGGTTCGGGTTCCGCTGCGGCTTCCTCGGGATGCTCCACCGCGAGATCATCCAGCAGCGGCTCGAACAGGACAGCAACCTGAACCTCGTGCAGACCGCCCCGAACGTGAGTTTCGAGATCAAGAAGCGCGACGGCGAGGTCGTCACGGTTCACGGCCCACAGGAAGTGCCCGACGCGGGATTGATCGACGAGTTCCGCGAGCCCATCGTCCGCATCAGTTTCCTGATCCCGGCGGGGAACATCGGCGCCCTGATGGGCATGTGTACCGAGCGCCGCGGGACGTTCGTGCGGACCGAGTACCTGAGCCAACAGCGCGTCATCCTCGTGTACGAAATGCCGCTCGCGGAAGTCATTTACGACCTGTACGACAAGCTGAAGTCCGTCACCCACGGGTACGGCACGATGGACTACGAGATCCTGGGCTTCAAGCCCGCGGACCTCGTGAAGATGGACATCCTCGTTCACGGGCAAAAAGTGGACGCGCTCTCGGTCATCGTCCACCGGTCGAGCGCCGAGCGCCGCGGGCGCCTGATTCTCAAGAAACTGCGAGAGGAAATCGACCGACACCTGTTCGAGGTCGCGCTCCAAGCCGCAATCGGCGCGCGGGTGGTCGCGCGGGAGAACATCGCCGCGATGCGCAAAAACGTGACCGCGAAGTGTTACGGCGGCGACATCACGCGGAAGCGCAAGCTCTGGGCGAAGCAGGCCGAGGGCAAGAAGCGCATGAAGCAGATCGGGCAAGTGGAGGTGCCGCAGGAAGCGTTCCTCGCGGTTCTCGAATCGGACGAATAA